A stretch of the Aneurinibacillus migulanus genome encodes the following:
- a CDS encoding phage portal protein: protein MLLLDLQGTEVNPALIKLLIEKHRPKRMEMLEAYQRYKAKQVPIMTRKLGELEDTKINNKINVDTYSLIIDQKVGYMMGKPVSFSYNTDEENGNEVIRERAMAEIDDFMRRNSFHDVAVRTCLMASICSYGALLMYVCPEGKERAKSVLPFDVAFISPDGEKVTHALRYYTINRFIDGQIKAVERAEFYDDRFIYLYEKDANSGEYILLEEPKEHLFDYVPLLCFPNNDEWQGDAQNALELIDAYDRTVSDVNSEIEQFRLAYLLITGARLEDDALEKLKQTGVLELPDGNSVNAQFLTKEMATEFIEKHLDRLEEDLWNVVGGINFKDRYFGGNHTGPALRYKLQNLENKASTTEAKMKKGFREMFQVLASAWRKKNIILDYLDVDMAFSRTFPKHILDEAQANSMLVGTISDRTRLAQLSFIENPDDELWLMKQEREEKAKRMEDMYPFASEDEDEDDPKDESA from the coding sequence ATGCTGCTTTTGGATTTGCAGGGAACAGAAGTCAACCCGGCGCTTATTAAGCTACTAATTGAAAAACATCGGCCAAAAAGAATGGAAATGTTAGAAGCATACCAGCGCTATAAAGCCAAACAAGTGCCGATTATGACACGCAAGCTCGGTGAACTAGAAGATACAAAAATTAATAATAAAATCAATGTGGACACCTATTCCTTAATCATTGACCAGAAGGTCGGTTACATGATGGGGAAACCGGTGTCTTTTTCGTATAACACGGATGAAGAGAATGGCAACGAGGTAATACGAGAGCGGGCAATGGCGGAAATTGACGACTTTATGCGGCGCAACTCGTTCCATGATGTGGCTGTGAGAACGTGCCTGATGGCTTCTATCTGCTCTTATGGTGCTTTGCTGATGTATGTATGTCCTGAAGGCAAAGAACGGGCAAAAAGCGTACTACCGTTTGATGTCGCGTTTATCTCGCCAGATGGGGAAAAGGTTACACATGCACTACGCTATTACACAATTAACAGGTTCATAGACGGCCAGATTAAGGCTGTAGAGCGTGCGGAGTTTTACGACGACCGTTTTATCTACCTCTATGAGAAAGACGCGAATTCAGGCGAGTACATTCTTTTAGAGGAGCCAAAAGAGCATTTGTTTGATTACGTACCATTACTTTGTTTCCCAAATAACGATGAGTGGCAGGGAGATGCACAGAACGCCCTGGAATTAATCGATGCATATGACCGCACTGTCAGCGACGTAAATAGCGAGATTGAGCAATTTCGACTCGCTTATTTGCTTATCACGGGCGCTAGGTTGGAAGACGATGCACTTGAAAAGCTGAAGCAGACAGGTGTACTGGAATTGCCAGATGGAAACAGCGTAAACGCCCAGTTCCTAACAAAAGAGATGGCGACCGAGTTTATAGAGAAGCACTTGGACCGCTTGGAAGAGGACTTATGGAACGTAGTAGGCGGAATTAATTTCAAAGACAGGTATTTTGGCGGCAATCATACAGGCCCTGCATTGCGCTATAAACTGCAAAACTTAGAAAACAAGGCATCAACTACAGAGGCCAAGATGAAAAAAGGCTTCAGGGAAATGTTTCAGGTGTTAGCATCGGCGTGGAGAAAGAAAAATATCATATTAGATTATCTAGATGTTGATATGGCATTCAGCCGGACCTTCCCGAAACATATCTTAGACGAGGCGCAAGCAAACTCAATGCTTGTCGGTACGATTTCGGATAGAACGCGTTTGGCACAGCTATCTTTTATCGAGAACCCAGATGACGAGTTGTGGTTGATGAAACAGGAAAGGGAAGAAAAGGCAAAGCGAATGGAAGATATGTATCCATTTGCTTCAGAGGATGAAGACGAGGATGATCCAAAGGATGAGTCTGCATGA
- a CDS encoding minor capsid protein gives MSDEKVALPSPEYWNKRMEEITGADIKRTTATERKIFRAYRKSKREIEREITAFLARYGSENGMTYQQALVYLNKNEFRQWRMDIKEYIERIEKTGDELLLLELNTLSARARVTRMEQLMAQINVQIAELKQEQEEIFEEHLEESADDSYYQTTFAVQQGLGMATTVAVLDKQAVQTILETPWSGANYSKRIWRDRQRLTQVLEDELTQSFQQGKDVRQTSKAVAERMETSYANAVRLVRTESSYVANQASMKAYESAGIQKYQFLATLDRKTSKTCQKMDNQVFDLADKQIGVNCPPLHPFCRSTTIPYFEGTKGLRLARDAKGKPIRVPADMNYEQWKKEYLPKLAA, from the coding sequence ATGAGCGATGAGAAAGTAGCCCTGCCGTCTCCTGAATACTGGAATAAACGCATGGAAGAAATTACAGGCGCTGACATCAAGCGAACAACGGCCACTGAAAGAAAAATCTTTCGGGCTTATCGTAAGTCTAAGCGTGAGATTGAAAGGGAAATTACGGCGTTTCTGGCGCGATACGGTAGCGAGAACGGCATGACCTACCAGCAGGCACTTGTGTATCTCAACAAGAACGAGTTTAGGCAATGGCGCATGGATATCAAAGAATACATTGAGCGAATCGAGAAGACGGGTGACGAGCTTTTGTTGCTTGAACTAAATACCTTGTCAGCGCGTGCCCGTGTAACTCGTATGGAGCAGCTCATGGCACAAATCAATGTGCAGATTGCCGAACTGAAGCAGGAACAAGAAGAAATTTTCGAGGAGCACCTGGAAGAGAGCGCCGATGATTCCTATTACCAAACAACATTCGCTGTGCAGCAGGGACTCGGTATGGCAACAACGGTCGCTGTTTTAGACAAACAGGCCGTACAGACCATTCTAGAAACGCCATGGTCAGGTGCCAATTATTCAAAACGTATCTGGCGAGATAGACAACGCTTAACACAAGTACTTGAAGATGAACTGACGCAATCTTTTCAGCAAGGAAAAGACGTCCGCCAGACCTCAAAGGCCGTTGCTGAGCGTATGGAAACCAGTTATGCCAATGCAGTGCGCTTGGTACGTACAGAAAGCTCCTACGTGGCAAATCAGGCGTCTATGAAGGCGTACGAGAGCGCAGGCATACAGAAGTACCAGTTTCTTGCCACGCTAGACAGGAAAACGAGTAAGACATGTCAGAAGATGGACAACCAGGTGTTTGACCTTGCTGACAAACAAATAGGCGTAAATTGCCCGCCGTTACACCCTTTCTGCCGCAGCACGACGATTCCGTACTTTGAAGGAACAAAGGGATTACGTCTGGCACGGGATGCGAAGGGTAAGCCGATTCGTGTTCCTGCTGATATGAATTATGAGCAGTGGAAAAAAGAATATTTACCGAAGTTGGCCGCTTGA
- a CDS encoding ImmA/IrrE family metallo-endopeptidase — protein sequence MLPDKIKIAGVNYAVERAEELNNDPGDMGECIYQKALIRIKSNMAMDKQHQTFIHEMIHACIEEAGFGEQDEDFVNRVSIILHQVLKDNDFAWLKSE from the coding sequence ATGTTACCGGATAAAATTAAAATTGCAGGTGTTAATTATGCAGTCGAAAGAGCGGAGGAATTAAATAACGATCCTGGTGATATGGGTGAGTGCATTTATCAAAAAGCCCTGATACGAATTAAATCAAATATGGCAATGGATAAACAACATCAGACATTTATTCATGAAATGATACATGCTTGTATTGAAGAGGCTGGATTCGGAGAACAAGACGAGGATTTTGTCAACCGTGTCAGCATCATTTTGCATCAAGTCTTAAAAGATAATGATTTTGCTTGGTTAAAGTCCGAATAG